A genomic window from Parasteatoda tepidariorum isolate YZ-2023 chromosome 10, CAS_Ptep_4.0, whole genome shotgun sequence includes:
- the LOC122271125 gene encoding uncharacterized protein PF3D7_1120000, with the protein MSSSKILCKACTEPILEDSDGLTCKGECNSVFHFHCGGFAERAFRRLTVDKKQKWTCAQCSKSQENPTKIKSATSPDILEDILQQNKDLKELITNKFNDLTRSIEFNSEVIQELKNSITELQNVNKTLQAKNDQLTRESAEIKKELNELKEAVIELKQYSRRSNFEISNLPECENEDIQQVISQIDNVANTNISENLITAHRVPSFNKDKPKPIIVQVKSKSVRDELLKKLRNRKLSTCEVNSRFTEMPVYFNEHLTPELKHLFYLSRKAKSEKGFKFCWVRDGKIFLRKDESSKIIRVKSSQDLNTPSN; encoded by the coding sequence ATGTCTTCgtcaaaaattttgtgtaaagcATGTACCGAACCAATTCTGGAAGACTCAGATGGATTAACATGCAAAGGTGAATGcaattctgtttttcattttcattgtgGTGGTTTCGCTGAAAGAGCTTTTAGAAGACTTACTgttgataaaaaacaaaagtggaCCTGCGCACAATGTTCAAAATCACAGGAAAATCcaacgaaaataaaaagtgcAACTAGCCCAGACATTCTCGAGGATATCTTACAGCAAAATAAAGACCTAAAAGAGTTAATAACTAACAAATTCAATGACTTAACCCGTTCAATTGAATTCAACAGTGAAGTAATTCAAGAGTTGAAAAATTCTATCACAGAGCTACAGAACGTAAACAAAACTTTACAAGCAAAAAATGATCAGCTAACTAGAGAAAGCGCAGAAATAAAGAAGGAACTGAATGAACTAAAAGAAGCAGTTATTGAACTCAAGCAATATTCCCGAAGATCCAACTTTGAAATAAGTAACTTACCCGAATGTGAAAATGAAGACATACAACAAGTAATATCCCAGATTGATAATGTTGCGAATACTAATATATCCGAAAATCTGATCACCGCTCACAGAGTCCCCAgctttaataaagataaacctAAACCCATCATCGTTCAAGTTAAATCCAAATCTGTACGTGATGAGCTCTTAAAGAAACTGAGAAATCGTAAACTTTCAACCTGCGAAGTCAACTCCAGATTCACTGAAATGCCTGTTTACTTCAATGAACATTTGACTCCCGAACTGAAGCATCTATTTTATCTTTCACGTAAGGCTAAATCTGAAAAGGGATTCAAGTTTTGTTGGGTTCGTGATGGTAAAATATTCCTGAGAAAAGATGAATCGTCCAAAATAATACGTGTGAAATCATCTCAAGACCTTAATACTCCATCCAactga